One window of the Falco biarmicus isolate bFalBia1 chromosome Z, bFalBia1.pri, whole genome shotgun sequence genome contains the following:
- the RPS23 gene encoding 40S ribosomal protein S23 — MGKCRGLRTARKLRSHRRDQKWHDKQYKKAHLGTALKANPFGGASHAKGIVLEKVGVEAKQPNSAIRKCVRVQLIKNGKKITAFVPNDGCLNFIEENDEVLVAGFGRKGHAVGDIPGVRFKVVKVANVSLLALYKGKKERPRS, encoded by the exons ATGG GGAAGTGCCGAGGGCTCCGCACCGCCCGGAAGCTGCGCAGCCACCGCCGCGACCAGAAGTGGCACGACAAGCAGTACAAGAAGGCGCATCTGGGCACGGCGCTGAAGGCCAACCCCTTCGGCGGCGCTTCCCACGCCAAGGGCATCGTCCTGGAGAAAGT TGGAGTAGAAGCTAAACAGCCCAACTCTGCCATCCGAAAATGTGTTAGAGTCCAGCTGATTAAGAACGgcaaaaaaataacagcttttgttCCCAACGATGGTTGCCTGAACTTCATTGAG GAAAACGATGAAGTTCTGGTTGCTGGTTTTGGTCGGAAGGGTCATGCTGTTGGTGACATTCCTGGAGTTCGCTTCAAGGTTGTCAAAGTAGCCAATGTCTCTCTGTTGGCCTTGTACAAGGGCAAGAAGGAGAGACCAAGATCATAA